A portion of the Eubacterium maltosivorans genome contains these proteins:
- a CDS encoding LysR family transcriptional regulator: MNSTQLECFMQVAENLNFARAAEALHITQPSVTHQIHTLEAELNVKLFHRTTRSVSLTQAGLSFFSDAKNILSLMKISKMRLHDDSADKLSFFAMGFHSRMELAFLPGIIKEMKRQVPLLHPIIKMVPFHALANLLADETIDVMFEFKNEKTDKLRLSYIELIKAPIACVLPKDHPLAGQPSVSQDELKELSIVLCQPPVPVFSDISTFQQKEASNFSPANSYFSENIDEACTLVKAGLGFSLLPDLPPSRDPELAYIPYAPEGNVSYGLYYKGKKKDPMLKLFIELTKASFSL, translated from the coding sequence ATGAACAGCACACAGCTTGAATGCTTTATGCAGGTCGCAGAAAACCTGAACTTCGCCCGGGCAGCGGAAGCCCTGCACATCACACAACCTTCAGTTACCCACCAGATACACACTCTGGAGGCAGAGCTAAACGTGAAGCTTTTTCACCGTACCACACGTTCCGTATCCTTAACGCAGGCTGGACTAAGTTTTTTTTCCGACGCCAAAAATATCCTGTCCCTTATGAAAATCTCAAAAATGCGGCTTCACGATGACAGCGCAGATAAGCTCTCCTTTTTTGCCATGGGGTTCCACAGCAGAATGGAACTCGCTTTTCTTCCAGGTATTATTAAGGAAATGAAAAGACAGGTTCCCCTGCTGCACCCTATTATCAAAATGGTTCCCTTTCACGCCCTCGCTAATCTTCTGGCCGATGAGACCATTGACGTCATGTTCGAATTTAAAAACGAAAAGACCGATAAACTCCGCCTCAGCTATATCGAGCTCATCAAAGCGCCCATTGCCTGTGTCCTGCCAAAGGACCATCCTCTCGCAGGACAGCCATCTGTATCTCAGGACGAGCTTAAAGAGCTCAGCATTGTGCTCTGCCAGCCGCCAGTGCCGGTTTTTTCTGATATTTCGACTTTTCAGCAGAAAGAGGCGTCCAATTTCTCGCCAGCAAATTCCTACTTTTCTGAAAATATTGACGAGGCCTGTACCTTGGTAAAGGCCGGTCTGGGCTTCTCCCTTCTGCCCGATCTGCCGCCAAGCCGCGATCCTGAGCTGGCCTACATTCCCTATGCCCCAGAAGGCAACGTTTCCTATGGTCTGTATTATAAGGGAAAGAAAAAAGACCCTATGCTCAAACTTTTTATTGAGCTCACAAAGGCCAGCTTTTCCTTATAA
- a CDS encoding energy-coupling factor transporter transmembrane component T, whose protein sequence is MAQARTNTDVSGGLSLDPRTKMLLVITVSTVVIGGGNGGVMNFVKPALTLVPFILLLASKKWGAAFGYLATYTVAFCGELFLVPVTTGFLNFIIVATCGLFARFMPGILMGYFLVNTTTVSAFMAAMARMRVTPKLSIPMSVMFRFFPTVREEYGAIGDAMRMRGIRFGGGKAGAMLEYRLVPLMMSCVKIGEELSAAALTRGLGAPVPRTNICRIGFRLADILAIVLCVGSLAAFVLNKFALL, encoded by the coding sequence ATGGCACAGGCGCGTACCAATACGGATGTTTCAGGCGGCCTGTCTCTTGACCCAAGAACAAAAATGCTTTTGGTAATCACAGTTTCCACGGTTGTCATTGGCGGGGGGAACGGCGGCGTCATGAATTTTGTCAAGCCGGCCCTCACGCTGGTCCCTTTTATACTGCTGCTGGCTTCAAAAAAGTGGGGCGCTGCGTTTGGATACTTAGCTACTTACACGGTGGCCTTCTGTGGCGAACTGTTTTTGGTGCCTGTCACCACAGGTTTTTTGAATTTTATCATTGTTGCGACCTGCGGCCTGTTTGCCCGATTTATGCCCGGGATCTTGATGGGGTATTTCCTGGTAAATACCACCACGGTCAGCGCCTTTATGGCAGCTATGGCCCGGATGCGTGTCACCCCAAAGTTATCCATCCCCATGTCAGTCATGTTTCGCTTTTTCCCAACAGTCCGGGAAGAGTACGGAGCCATCGGAGACGCTATGCGGATGCGGGGTATCCGCTTTGGCGGCGGTAAGGCAGGCGCCATGCTTGAATACCGTCTGGTGCCTCTTATGATGTCTTGTGTGAAGATTGGAGAGGAGCTTTCGGCAGCCGCTCTGACAAGGGGACTAGGCGCACCTGTGCCGCGGACAAATATTTGCCGGATTGGTTTCCGGCTGGCCGATATTCTGGCCATAGTTTTATGCGTTGGCAGTCTGGCAGCATTTGTTTTGAATAAATTCGCACTTCTGTGA
- a CDS encoding ABC transporter ATP-binding protein, whose protein sequence is MVKTLLGQVKQYKKASLLTPLFTALEVVMEVLIPWVTSLIIDRGIEAGNIQQVYFYGGIMVIMAMASLTFGILAGKYAASASSGLACNLREGMYENIQRFSFSNIDKYSTAGLVTRLTTDVTNVQNAYQMILRMCTRAPLMLISAMVMCFFINARLSLVFVAAIVVLGLALVLIILKTTKIFDQVFKKYDALNESVQENVSAIRVVKAYVREDYENTRFSKAAANLYRLFVKAEGILAFNNPVMMFIIYGCILGISWLGAQMIVVGSLTTGELTAMFSYIMNIMMSLMMLSMIFVMVTMSLASCRRIAEVLEEQADIKDPVRPLTDVESGSIDFEQVHFAYKKGSGKETLSAINLHIRAGETIGIIGGTGSGKSSMVNLISRLYDVTDGKVLVGGRDVRDYDLEALRNQVAVVLQKNVLFSGTILDNLRWGNEQATLEECKHACKLACADTFIEQLPDKYDTVIDQGGTNVSGGQKQRICIARALLKKPKVLILDDSTSAVDTATDARIRNAFISEIPGTTKLIIAQRISSVEDADRILVMDEGRVDAFDTPDNLLKTNAIYQEIYASQVNGGGDFDEGSMEMEAVS, encoded by the coding sequence ATGGTAAAAACACTTTTGGGGCAGGTGAAGCAGTATAAAAAGGCTTCGCTGCTGACGCCCTTATTTACAGCTTTGGAGGTTGTAATGGAGGTTTTGATCCCCTGGGTCACATCACTTATCATCGACCGGGGCATTGAGGCTGGAAACATACAGCAGGTTTATTTTTACGGAGGGATCATGGTGATCATGGCCATGGCAAGCCTGACCTTTGGCATTCTGGCGGGCAAGTACGCGGCCAGCGCGTCCTCAGGCCTGGCCTGCAACTTGAGGGAGGGGATGTATGAAAATATCCAGCGCTTCTCCTTCTCAAACATCGACAAGTACAGTACGGCTGGGCTGGTCACACGGCTTACCACGGATGTTACCAATGTGCAGAACGCCTACCAGATGATCCTGCGTATGTGTACCCGTGCGCCGCTGATGCTCATCAGCGCCATGGTCATGTGCTTTTTCATCAACGCCCGGCTGAGCCTGGTCTTTGTGGCGGCCATTGTGGTTCTCGGCCTGGCTCTGGTATTGATTATTTTAAAGACTACCAAAATTTTTGACCAGGTTTTTAAAAAATACGATGCTTTGAATGAAAGCGTCCAGGAAAATGTATCGGCTATACGGGTGGTCAAGGCCTATGTCCGGGAGGACTATGAAAACACCCGCTTTTCCAAAGCGGCCGCCAACCTGTACAGGCTTTTTGTTAAAGCGGAGGGGATTCTTGCCTTTAATAATCCAGTCATGATGTTTATTATTTATGGCTGTATTCTTGGAATTTCATGGCTTGGCGCTCAGATGATCGTGGTCGGCAGTCTGACAACCGGCGAATTGACCGCTATGTTCAGCTATATCATGAACATCATGATGTCTCTGATGATGCTGTCCATGATCTTTGTGATGGTGACCATGAGCCTGGCCAGCTGCCGCCGTATTGCCGAGGTACTGGAGGAACAGGCCGATATCAAGGACCCGGTGCGCCCTCTGACAGATGTAGAGAGCGGTAGTATTGATTTTGAACAGGTTCATTTTGCCTATAAAAAGGGCAGCGGTAAGGAAACCCTTTCAGCCATCAACCTTCACATCCGCGCCGGTGAGACCATTGGCATTATCGGAGGCACGGGCAGCGGTAAGTCGAGTATGGTCAACCTCATCAGCCGGCTTTACGATGTAACAGACGGCAAAGTGCTGGTGGGGGGCAGAGATGTCCGGGATTATGACTTGGAGGCCCTCAGAAATCAGGTGGCCGTGGTGCTTCAGAAAAATGTACTGTTCTCAGGGACGATTTTGGACAATCTGCGCTGGGGCAATGAGCAGGCGACGCTGGAGGAATGTAAACATGCCTGCAAGCTGGCCTGTGCCGATACTTTTATCGAGCAGCTGCCCGACAAATACGACACGGTTATTGACCAGGGCGGCACCAATGTTTCCGGCGGACAGAAGCAGCGTATCTGCATTGCGCGGGCGCTCCTGAAAAAGCCAAAGGTGCTCATCCTGGACGATTCTACCAGTGCGGTGGATACCGCTACAGACGCCCGGATACGAAACGCCTTTATCAGCGAGATTCCAGGAACGACCAAGCTGATTATCGCCCAGCGTATCTCCAGCGTCGAGGACGCTGACCGGATCCTGGTGATGGACGAGGGGCGCGTTGACGCTTTTGACACGCCGGATAATCTGCTGAAAACAAATGCCATCTATCAGGAAATTTACGCCTCCCAGGTAAACGGCGGCGGAGATTTTGATGAGGGCAGTATGGAAATGGAGGCGGTGAGCTAA
- a CDS encoding helix-turn-helix domain-containing protein, with the protein MHFDREAMGPNVSLICKDESCTVYWVNEDSGEGVMTAYDVFPGVYLLYNDFHMEKCFSEFKPDVDLFCIDHCREGRIEWEIVKNEFIYLEAGDLQMNNRKHHVCDFSFPLKHYHGITVGFYMKKAMKVLPHVLEGFPVDLAKIREKFCGDERPFVMRAGAGVDHIFSELYTVPEHLRMSYFKIKVLELLLFLDALEVAQKSAERPCFYKTQVEKVKAIVRLLTDNLERHYTLKELSERFEFPLTSMKLCFKGVYGTSIYAYMKEYRMNAAALMLQKTNENVVSIANRVGYENPSKFAAAFQSVMGMCPAEYRKSVVRMDQH; encoded by the coding sequence ATGCATTTTGACCGGGAAGCAATGGGCCCAAACGTTTCGCTGATCTGTAAAGATGAAAGCTGTACGGTTTACTGGGTAAATGAGGACAGCGGTGAAGGGGTGATGACTGCCTACGATGTATTCCCGGGGGTTTATCTCCTTTATAATGATTTTCATATGGAAAAATGCTTTTCAGAATTCAAGCCTGATGTAGACTTGTTCTGTATCGACCACTGCCGGGAGGGACGAATCGAGTGGGAGATCGTAAAAAATGAATTCATATACCTGGAAGCTGGAGATCTGCAGATGAATAACCGAAAGCATCACGTCTGTGATTTCAGCTTTCCCTTAAAGCACTATCATGGCATCACTGTTGGTTTTTATATGAAAAAAGCCATGAAGGTTCTGCCGCATGTCCTGGAGGGGTTTCCTGTTGACCTCGCAAAAATCCGGGAGAAATTCTGCGGGGATGAGCGCCCCTTTGTCATGCGGGCAGGCGCAGGGGTGGATCACATCTTTTCAGAGCTTTACACTGTCCCTGAGCATTTGAGGATGAGTTATTTTAAGATCAAGGTGCTTGAACTCCTTTTGTTTTTGGATGCGCTGGAGGTTGCCCAGAAGAGTGCCGAGCGCCCTTGTTTTTACAAAACACAGGTCGAAAAAGTCAAAGCCATCGTCCGGCTTTTGACCGACAATTTGGAGCGGCATTACACGTTAAAAGAGCTCTCTGAACGCTTTGAGTTTCCGCTCACCTCTATGAAGCTTTGTTTCAAAGGTGTTTATGGAACCTCTATTTATGCCTATATGAAGGAATACCGGATGAACGCCGCTGCGCTTATGCTCCAGAAAACCAATGAAAATGTCGTTTCCATTGCCAACCGGGTAGGCTATGAAAATCCGAGTAAATTTGCAGCAGCTTTTCAATCCGTTATGGGCATGTGCCCGGCAGAGTATCGTAAATCCGTCGTCCGAATGGATCAGCATTGA
- a CDS encoding ABC transporter ATP-binding protein, with amino-acid sequence MKKKGTFQSIFSFAAECRTKMLLSVICAVVSVLSGLVPYLGVYQIILLFFKGTPEVQSILVWAAVCVAGYIVKLVFYGISTTFSHMSAYQILESIRLALTDKLMRAPLGTVLSKTAGGLKSIFVDRVETIELPLGHLIPEGISNLMLPVCVFIYMISIDWRIALASLACIPPGVLVYAIMMRNYNSQYARFMESSRHVNSVIVEYVEGIQVIKAFNQSSSSYEKFTRAVGDFKDFTLDWFRSTWGVMNLGNAILPSTLLGILPVGMLLYIYGALTPAELTLCMILSMSIVGSVSWFTTAVNDFKSIQYAINDVNQLMELPELPEEKENICPEHYTVALEDVSFAYNDRDGDVLRNISLHLPQGSFTALVGPSGGGKSTVARLIARFWDVRDGSISIGGVDIRKIPLSQLADTVSFVTQDNFLFNCSLLENIRLGKPSATDEEVFEAARAAQCEHFISHLEKGWDTTAGEAGGKLSGGERQRIAIARAILKNAPVVILDEATAFTDPENEAQLQRSIAALTEGKTLLVIAHRLSTIQNADRIVVLEKGQITAEGTQQELLDCCALYRDMWQAHVGARCWAAGKEMKGELTDA; translated from the coding sequence ATGAAGAAAAAAGGAACCTTTCAGAGCATCTTCTCGTTTGCAGCTGAGTGCAGGACAAAGATGCTTTTGTCTGTGATATGCGCTGTGGTCAGTGTGCTGAGTGGGCTGGTGCCTTATCTCGGCGTCTATCAGATAATCTTGCTGTTTTTTAAGGGGACGCCCGAAGTACAGAGCATTCTGGTCTGGGCGGCGGTGTGTGTGGCAGGGTACATCGTAAAGCTGGTGTTTTACGGCATTTCAACAACCTTTTCCCATATGTCGGCATATCAGATTTTAGAGAGTATCCGTCTGGCGCTGACCGATAAGCTGATGCGTGCGCCCCTCGGAACAGTTTTGTCCAAAACGGCTGGCGGTCTTAAAAGTATTTTTGTCGACAGGGTAGAAACCATTGAGCTTCCGCTGGGCCACCTGATTCCAGAGGGAATTTCAAATCTGATGCTGCCGGTCTGTGTATTTATTTATATGATCAGCATTGACTGGCGCATTGCCTTGGCATCGCTGGCCTGTATTCCGCCCGGAGTACTGGTTTATGCCATTATGATGCGCAACTATAACAGCCAGTACGCCAGATTCATGGAATCCAGCCGCCATGTCAACAGTGTGATTGTGGAGTATGTCGAGGGGATACAGGTCATCAAGGCCTTTAACCAGTCCTCGAGCTCATATGAGAAATTCACCAGGGCAGTGGGAGATTTCAAGGACTTTACCCTTGACTGGTTCCGCTCGACCTGGGGGGTGATGAATCTGGGAAACGCCATTCTGCCCAGTACTCTGCTTGGTATCCTGCCGGTGGGAATGCTTCTGTATATTTACGGTGCGCTCACACCTGCGGAGCTGACCCTGTGCATGATTCTCTCCATGAGTATTGTGGGTTCGGTGAGCTGGTTCACCACAGCGGTTAATGATTTTAAATCCATCCAGTATGCCATTAACGATGTCAATCAGCTGATGGAGCTTCCAGAGCTCCCGGAGGAAAAGGAGAACATCTGTCCGGAGCACTACACGGTCGCGCTGGAGGACGTGAGCTTTGCCTACAATGACAGGGACGGCGATGTGCTCAGAAATATCAGCCTGCATCTGCCGCAGGGCAGCTTTACTGCGCTGGTCGGTCCTTCAGGCGGCGGGAAATCGACAGTTGCCCGGCTGATTGCCCGGTTCTGGGATGTGAGGGATGGAAGTATTTCCATCGGAGGTGTTGATATAAGAAAAATCCCCCTGTCTCAGCTTGCAGATACAGTGAGCTTTGTCACCCAGGATAATTTTCTGTTTAACTGTTCATTGCTTGAAAACATCCGGCTTGGTAAACCGTCAGCTACCGACGAGGAAGTTTTTGAGGCGGCTAGGGCGGCCCAGTGCGAGCACTTTATCAGCCATCTGGAAAAGGGCTGGGATACAACCGCGGGAGAAGCCGGCGGAAAGCTTTCCGGTGGCGAACGCCAGCGCATCGCCATTGCCCGGGCGATTCTGAAGAATGCCCCAGTGGTTATCCTTGACGAGGCCACAGCCTTTACAGATCCAGAAAACGAGGCACAGCTACAGCGTTCCATCGCAGCGCTGACGGAGGGAAAAACCTTGCTGGTCATTGCGCACCGGCTGTCAACCATCCAGAATGCTGACAGAATTGTCGTTTTGGAAAAGGGGCAGATTACAGCCGAGGGCACACAGCAGGAGCTCCTGGACTGCTGTGCACTGTACCGGGATATGTGGCAGGCCCATGTCGGTGCCAGATGTTGGGCAGCGGGAAAAGAGATGAAAGGAGAATTGACCGATGCTTAA
- a CDS encoding ABC transporter ATP-binding protein, with product MIIFEDVYFSYGRDKKEVDLDSLNLIIADGEIILLCGESGCGKTTVTRLINGLIPHYYEGVLSGSVVVNGLDVRSAPLYETAKMVGSVFQNPRSQFFNVDTTSELAFGCENLGLPEDEIYRRMKNTTEAFGLNSLCGRNIFKISGGEKQKIACGSVAALYPEVMVLDEPSSNLDTAAIKELRRVIRRWKAQGKTIVVAEHRLYYLEGLADRVVCMKKGRIDKTYTGREFYRLPNSRLEEMGLRALSMSGLSEIKVAGPRDEKTMRLERFQFAYPHCPPALSIAQADVPERGVIGIIGHNGAGKSTFARSLCGLQKKDKGIVRYKGTALKSKKRLSACYMVMQDVNHQLFTESVLDEVLLSMKQEAPERAASILESLDLLVYKEKHPMALSGGQKQRVAVASAIASQREIIVFDEPTSGLDLRHMREVSSNIRGLSEQGKTVFVVTHDPEFILSCCTHILHIDQGRLVGNYPLSAAGRDRMLSFFLKTSEDGEGGRHHAF from the coding sequence ATGATTATATTTGAAGACGTATATTTTTCTTACGGACGGGACAAAAAAGAGGTTGATCTGGACAGTCTCAACCTTATCATCGCCGATGGTGAAATCATTTTACTGTGTGGTGAATCGGGCTGCGGCAAAACAACCGTGACCCGGCTGATCAACGGCTTAATCCCGCATTACTACGAGGGTGTTCTGTCCGGCAGTGTTGTGGTTAACGGCCTGGATGTAAGGAGTGCGCCTTTGTACGAAACAGCAAAAATGGTCGGGTCTGTGTTCCAGAATCCCCGGTCGCAGTTTTTTAATGTGGATACCACCAGCGAGCTGGCCTTTGGCTGTGAAAATCTGGGTCTGCCAGAGGACGAGATATACAGACGGATGAAAAACACCACCGAAGCCTTTGGGCTTAATTCGCTTTGTGGCAGGAATATTTTTAAGATTTCAGGCGGCGAAAAGCAGAAGATTGCCTGCGGGTCTGTGGCGGCGCTGTACCCGGAGGTCATGGTTTTGGATGAGCCCTCATCCAATTTGGATACCGCTGCCATAAAGGAGTTGAGAAGAGTCATCCGCCGGTGGAAAGCACAGGGAAAGACCATTGTGGTGGCAGAGCACCGATTGTATTATCTGGAGGGCCTGGCGGATAGGGTGGTCTGTATGAAAAAAGGCCGGATTGACAAGACCTACACAGGTCGGGAATTTTACAGGCTGCCGAATAGCAGACTGGAGGAGATGGGTCTGAGGGCACTTTCCATGTCTGGTCTTTCAGAAATAAAGGTGGCCGGACCCAGGGACGAGAAGACCATGCGGCTTGAGCGGTTTCAGTTTGCCTATCCCCATTGTCCGCCGGCGCTGTCCATCGCACAGGCCGATGTGCCAGAGCGTGGTGTTATCGGTATCATCGGCCATAACGGCGCGGGTAAGTCCACCTTTGCGCGGAGCCTTTGCGGCCTACAGAAAAAAGATAAAGGGATTGTACGCTATAAAGGTACAGCGCTTAAATCTAAAAAACGGCTGTCGGCCTGCTATATGGTTATGCAGGATGTCAACCACCAGCTTTTTACTGAGAGCGTGCTGGACGAAGTGCTGCTCTCTATGAAGCAGGAGGCACCGGAACGGGCAGCCTCCATCCTGGAATCACTCGACCTGCTGGTCTATAAGGAAAAACACCCCATGGCGTTGTCGGGCGGACAGAAGCAGCGTGTCGCGGTGGCCTCAGCCATCGCCTCACAGCGGGAGATTATTGTTTTTGATGAACCGACCAGCGGGCTGGATCTTCGGCACATGCGTGAGGTATCCAGCAATATACGCGGCCTTTCAGAGCAGGGCAAAACAGTCTTTGTTGTCACCCATGACCCTGAGTTTATCTTGTCCTGCTGTACGCATATCCTTCATATCGACCAAGGCAGGCTGGTGGGAAATTACCCCCTTAGCGCAGCAGGGAGGGACAGGATGCTCTCTTTCTTTTTAAAAACCAGTGAGGACGGGGAAGGAGGCAGACACCATGCATTTTGA
- a CDS encoding ABC transporter ATP-binding protein translates to MNKIKKDGLSIKALGRILAMIVRNYKATTVVVLLCIFGSTLITVKGTLFMQTLIDDYIIPLTGAANPDFGPLATALVRLACMYLMGVGLAFAYNRIMVNVSQGTLKKLRIELFTHMEALPIKYFDTHAHGDIMSVYTNDVDTLRQLISQSLPQIIQSIVSIVTTFVSMLFLDIPLTMVTLAMTVVMLAATSKLGGKSGAYFAAQQRDLGNVNGYIEEMMSGQKVVKVFCHEEKSLEGFRERNDRLRESANSANKFANILMPVNANLGNISYVLCAIVGAVLALSGSVSLTLGTLVSFLTLNKSFTQPITQVSQQLNSIVMALAGADRIFNLLEEKPETDDGYVELVNAVEQADGALLESAERTGLWAWKHPHRAEGTVTYKRLEGEVTFNGVDFGYDDIHMVLHDIRLFAKPGQKIAFVGSTGAGKTTITNLINRFYDIQDGKIRYDGININKIKKADLRRSLGIVLQDTHLFTGTVMDNIRFGRLDATDEDCIVAAKLANADGFISRLPDGYQTMLTGDGGSLSQGQRQLLSIARAAVADPPVLILDEATSSIDTRTEAMVQEGMDRLMKGRTTFVIAHRLSTVRNADCIMVLENGRIIERGTHDELIAEEGKYYELYTGNFAEEAA, encoded by the coding sequence ATGAACAAAATTAAAAAAGATGGTCTGAGCATAAAGGCTCTTGGCCGTATTCTGGCAATGATTGTAAGAAACTACAAAGCAACCACAGTGGTGGTGCTTTTATGTATTTTTGGCTCGACTCTGATCACAGTCAAAGGAACCCTGTTTATGCAGACCCTGATTGATGATTATATTATCCCCCTGACCGGAGCCGCCAATCCTGATTTCGGACCGCTGGCCACAGCGCTCGTCCGTCTGGCTTGCATGTACCTCATGGGTGTGGGGCTGGCCTTTGCCTATAACCGCATCATGGTCAATGTGAGTCAGGGGACCCTTAAAAAGCTCAGAATTGAGCTTTTTACCCATATGGAGGCATTACCCATCAAGTATTTTGATACCCACGCTCACGGTGATATCATGTCGGTTTACACTAACGATGTCGATACCCTCCGCCAGCTCATCAGCCAGAGCCTGCCGCAGATTATCCAGTCCATTGTCAGCATTGTTACCACCTTCGTGAGTATGCTGTTTCTGGACATCCCCCTGACAATGGTGACGCTGGCCATGACGGTGGTTATGCTGGCCGCAACCTCAAAGCTCGGCGGAAAATCAGGCGCTTATTTTGCGGCGCAGCAGAGGGATCTGGGCAATGTGAACGGCTATATTGAGGAGATGATGAGCGGTCAGAAGGTCGTCAAGGTTTTCTGCCATGAGGAAAAAAGCCTGGAAGGCTTCAGGGAACGCAATGACCGTCTCCGTGAGAGCGCCAACAGCGCCAATAAGTTCGCCAATATTCTCATGCCTGTCAACGCGAATCTGGGCAATATCAGCTATGTGCTGTGCGCTATTGTGGGTGCGGTGCTGGCCCTGAGCGGCAGCGTAAGCCTGACTCTGGGGACACTGGTGTCCTTCCTCACCCTGAATAAAAGTTTTACACAGCCCATCACCCAGGTCAGCCAGCAGCTTAACAGCATTGTCATGGCTCTGGCAGGGGCTGACCGTATTTTCAACCTTCTGGAGGAAAAGCCAGAGACTGACGACGGTTATGTCGAACTGGTAAACGCAGTGGAGCAGGCGGACGGCGCTCTTTTAGAGAGCGCAGAACGCACAGGTCTCTGGGCGTGGAAACATCCGCACAGAGCAGAAGGCACTGTTACCTATAAACGGCTGGAAGGAGAGGTTACCTTCAATGGCGTCGATTTTGGCTACGACGATATCCATATGGTATTGCATGACATAAGGCTTTTTGCCAAACCGGGGCAGAAGATTGCTTTTGTGGGCAGTACCGGCGCAGGAAAGACGACTATCACCAATCTGATCAACCGCTTCTACGACATACAGGACGGGAAAATACGCTATGACGGTATTAACATCAACAAAATCAAAAAGGCCGATCTGCGGCGCTCACTGGGCATTGTCCTGCAGGATACCCATCTTTTTACAGGTACTGTCATGGACAATATCCGCTTTGGACGGCTGGATGCCACCGATGAGGACTGCATCGTTGCTGCGAAACTGGCCAATGCCGACGGATTTATCAGCCGGCTTCCGGATGGCTACCAGACCATGCTCACCGGCGACGGCGGCAGCCTGAGCCAGGGACAAAGACAGCTTCTGTCCATTGCCAGAGCTGCGGTTGCCGACCCGCCGGTGCTCATTCTGGACGAGGCCACCAGCTCCATCGATACCCGTACCGAGGCCATGGTACAGGAGGGAATGGACCGACTGATGAAAGGCAGAACCACCTTTGTTATCGCCCACCGCCTCTCCACTGTCCGCAACGCAGACTGCATTATGGTACTGGAAAACGGCCGCATTATTGAGCGAGGTACCCACGACGAGCTCATTGCCGAAGAGGGTAAATATTACGAACTCTATACGGGAAACTTTGCCGAGGAGGCAGCCTGA
- a CDS encoding MptD family putative ECF transporter S component encodes MNNRLQAKDLINVGIFTAILFVICMGVAMVGYIPIFVPLLSVIVPFVGGIPFMLFLTRVRKFGMVLIMAAIIGIIMCLMGMGLWALITAPVSGLLAELVLKSGGYTSARKGVLSYGVFSMWLIGNYIPIVVNRGSYFDMLVSGYGQEYANTLMAYIPNWSLLPLLAACFISGILGAVLGKAVLKKHFMKAGIV; translated from the coding sequence ATGAACAACAGGCTTCAGGCAAAGGATCTGATTAATGTGGGCATTTTTACGGCCATTCTTTTTGTCATTTGCATGGGCGTCGCCATGGTAGGTTATATTCCTATTTTTGTACCGCTGCTCTCAGTGATCGTTCCCTTTGTGGGCGGTATACCCTTTATGCTGTTTTTGACAAGGGTCAGGAAATTTGGAATGGTACTCATCATGGCTGCCATTATCGGTATTATCATGTGTCTGATGGGTATGGGGTTATGGGCCTTGATCACTGCGCCGGTCAGCGGCCTGCTGGCAGAGCTGGTGCTGAAGTCCGGCGGTTATACCAGCGCCAGAAAGGGCGTTTTAAGCTACGGCGTGTTTTCCATGTGGCTCATTGGAAATTACATTCCTATCGTGGTCAACCGGGGAAGCTATTTTGATATGCTGGTCTCCGGGTATGGACAGGAATACGCTAATACGCTCATGGCCTACATTCCAAATTGGAGCCTTCTGCCGCTTCTGGCCGCCTGCTTTATCTCGGGTATTTTAGGGGCTGTGCTGGGCAAAGCAGTGCTCAAAAAACACTTCATGAAGGCCGGGATTGTCTGA